A stretch of DNA from Lotus japonicus ecotype B-129 chromosome 4, LjGifu_v1.2:
ATCTTGACTCCATGTAAGCATTTTTATTGGCTTACTACTTGCATTACATCAAACTTGTACCTGATGATGCTACTACACTATCAATTACGCAGGGAAGTCTTACTTCGAATTGGAAATATGAAAGTCAACAGATTGGAACTCCATTGCCTTTGCCCTAGGATGGAAATATCACCTGAGGTATTAATAAAATTGTAACACTGGATTTTGCCCATGTGGAGGTACCTTTCtccatattttaatttattattcatTCCCTGAGACATACATTATACTCATGTCATGCAGATAATGACCTTGTTGGCAATGAAAACAACACACAACCAACATCATGCCACATTTCAGACAGTATGGGCATTACCACCCTCTTTCGTGGTATGTTTGTTGAACATTATCCAGGATATATGATAGAAAACGTGTGACAGTTTGGGGACAGTTAGAtttgactattttttttttacattacaaACAGGATGATGTGTTGGATGGACACACAATTAGTGAACTTAGCTTTACATATGCTGATATTTGGATGAAGTCTATGGACTACCTTAAATACGTAAGATTATTAAATCTACAAATTTGTCCATTTGAATGTCAATATGAATTTAGATGCCCTTCTCTTAGTTATTCTCATATCATCCAATCAGCACGTTAATTAATAACTCTCCACACATAAATTAGGTGTATGTGCCAATTAGAGATGAACATGGGCATTGGTTTTTGATGGTGATCAAccttgaagatgaagctgtctACCACCTTGATAGTTATGTAGGTCATATGGATAATGTGAAGAGGAAGGAGACTATTAAAATTATGgtacatattttatatttactgTCCCAAGGAACCTTATGTTAAGCTTCATGCCACAACTTTAAGCCTTTCCCGAAATTGACCAATTTCTATTTACTGCAAGACTGCTGTCATATCAGAAATTGTTACCACTGGCACATACTCGAGGCATTTGCTAAATATTGCATCAAAGTTCAAGACATGGGAGATCAAAGAGCCAACAGGAATACCTAACTGCGGTACAAGGTAAATGCAATGTTAATTCAATTAATTTGAATACCCTGATATGTTAAGTGCCATTTGTGAAacctcttcttcatcctcattGAAATCATGTTAATTTATGCAGTGACAACTCTGCAGTTTATGTGATGGATTGGCTTCAGATGGAAGCAGACTTTAATCCACTCATTACTTGCGATGTAAGAACATTTAACTTGTTTAGCAATTATTAACTTCAACCTTTATTCACTACTAATATCATTTATTATATTTCTTACAGTTGAACGTAGACAAAACAAGGATGAATACTCTTATCAAGCTACTGACCGGATACCACAATGAGGAAAGACTTGCAGTAATCCTGAAGAGCATCTCATATTGGAAGTTCATCAggaggcagattgcttaagttcATCAGTGCTCCTAAGCCCTACCATGACTTTTGTCCTTCTATGAATGAAGTGTATTTTGTGTATTTTGTACTGGATAACCTTGACCAGTAATGTTGGTTTCATTTGTACTAATCATTGACCCAGAATGCGAATGCGGATTTTCTTATTTCGCAAAAAGTACTGTAGAACAATGTTGTTTAATTATGAAAGACTTGGGTGGATTTAGTCAACCTTCTTATCCTATGTCTACGTTCAACTCCTAAGTTTCTGGGTTAGATACTTAAATTACAGTTTCTGTATTATGAAATGTATGCCCATCCACCTAGGTTAgccataaaataaacaaatgtGCTTGGTACCAGATCTTGTATCTTTTACCTACTAATGAGGTTAAAATATAACAGCATCGCTACTATGCAGGTCAAGCACAACTCATGACACAAACCATGCCAAACCATGGATGACATACTAGCATGACTTTCAACAATGTATGCAGTGCAAGACATTACACTTTTGAACCTCAATTAACAATGATTAAACATAAATCATGATTCCTACAACAAACATCAAATTCAGGTATTCATCATAATGGAAAATCAACTTAAACACTGATTAAACATAACTGTACGAGACATTACACGTTTAAACATAAATTCAAATCCACACAAACCCAAGTGTAACACACTTCACAAGTCTATAACATGAATTCAGAACATAACATAGGGACACAACACATAGTACAGGCAAACCAACACAGTGGTTTCTGGTTTCTACAATTACAATAACACTTGAGGGGACCCGAATTACACATATGATCAACTACTACTACTCAGGATAGGACCGCCTCCACATCAACCGCACTCAATAATCAAATCCTCATTGAAGTACTGGATACACGGTCATCCGCAGATTacccctgaatttttttttttttttgaattagaACCAAGTGTACAGAGCATATGTACAGAGCATATGAGGATACACTGAAATCTCAGTTGTAGAATTAACAGAACTAAAAACTTACAAAGCAAAAGTTCAAGATACCTCACTGTGTATGCCTATTGCAAGATGTTCGATTGTGTCCTGCAACTCCGCAAATACCACAGCGATTGCTACGACgccctcttcctcttccattcATTGCACCACTATTTAGGATCCTACTAGGCATTGGTGGGTTCTGTAAATATCTTTCACCTTCCTCACCTTCATTCTGCTCACTTGAATTGTTCACATTTGGCTCCGATTCCCTATTGCCTTCAAGCTTCAAGCATTGAGCCAAGACAATAGCTTTTGTCTCAATGAATGCTTCAGGACTAATGCAAGCTGCCTTGGACATACGCCCACAACTTTCAGTCAAAGCAAAGAATCTGCACAAAATCAACGGGTCCCATGGCCGTGGTTGCGTTCGAAAGGCAGCAATTGATTCCTTCGCAAATTTTGTCCACCTATCCAGCACTAGAGATTTTGGTATTTCAACCAAATCTAGAAAGGTTAACACAGCCAGAATGTGATCACATGGAATACCGTGTGATTCCATTCTCAAACATGAGCACTTAAATTCCATTCCTGAACGCCACCAAGAAACAGTCCACTTCTTCCCGGAAATACAATACTTTGTCACAAAGTAAATCATGCACGTCGATGTCTCCTTGTACACAGTGACCCTTAGTACCAACGAACGGTGAAGACCTCTTGCAACtaatttgaaaatgttatttGTGTAATAGTTAGCCGCTGACCTTTCTAGTTTTCTCAATTGGGTTTGTGGTACATGATCACCATGAAGGGAGGCGAAATCAGCTTCAAGCTCTCTAAAACGTTGATAACTAAGGTACCGGTTAAAATTATGCATAAAATCCGTAAGGTTGTTCCAAGAGTTAACAAACCTACCAACTTGTGCATGTAGGCCCTCCACTCTTGATGTAGTCCTAAACCCTCCAAAAAAATCACCCCGCATATGAGCAGCCGCCCACATATTCTTCCTCTCATACAAGTCCCTAACCCACTCATTGTCTTCTAGTCCACAATCAGCAACCATCTCAGTCCACTTTTCCTCAAACTCTCCAATTTCAAAATCCCATAGCATACACCTAGTAAGCTTTGAAATAAAATTAGGATCTGGAACATTGCTGTTAGCATTCCTCAAAAGATGCCATGCGCATAACCTATGATGCGCTCTCGGGAACACTTTCTGGATAGCGTGCTTCATTGGCAAATGACCATCAGTGATAACAGAAGTTGGTGCTTTTCCATTCATAGCTGTCATGAACTGTTCAAGCAGCCAAACATAAGTCTCTTCTTTCTCATTTGACACTAGAGCAGAAGCAAAGACAATAGTCTGATTATGATGATTCACACCGGAAAAAATCACCAACGGACGCCTATATTCATTCTTCTTGTATGTTGCGTCAAATGCCAAAACATCGCCAAATATCGAATAATTGGCCTTGCTGCATCCATCACACCAAAACAGTTTGTCAAGCCTTCCATCCTCATCAGCAGTGTGACGCCAAAACATGTTGGGATCGGACTGTTTCAACAAACGTAAGTAGCTAAGCTCACCTCTAGCATCAACAACATCTTTCCTCCTTTGCTTATCTTGCTGGAAATACATATTGTTCTTACTAAATGAGACATTTTCATACCCACCCATCTGATTAGCAAAAACACCATATGATAGTGGAGTACTAACACCTACTTTGGTCATGTTGTTCATTTGCAAGATATCACCGTCATTCATCCTCCTATGTGAAGGTAACAAACCGACCAAACTAAGATCAACCAGCTTGTGATTGTGTTCATCATAAATAGATCTAACATACCATCGTTTGTCTTCAATGTCAATGTGCAACTGCAAATGCGCATGGCAACCACATCTTGTTTCTTTTCTAGGAAAACGCTTCCGCTTCAAACAATCTCCAGAAGTCTCTTTCCTTTTACCTTCCCTAAAACACACAAATGACTGTTGAAGAACATCACCCTTTGTGTTTTTGAATGTCCTGGACTTACGAGCAGCAAAACCATGCATCCTTGCATACCAACTGTAGAACATGAATCCCACCTCGCGATTCGGAAAGTGAAATCCAATTAGTTCATTCACTGTTAACTCCTTAA
This window harbors:
- the LOC130713429 gene encoding protein FAR1-RELATED SEQUENCE 5-like gives rise to the protein MTSESVESRSNSRSELMEEVQQMIPGIEEIDVLDSCSNEDVQDKQEKELGRVEEEDEDCSCSVDEDGFGSIDEDGSGSEEEGDGSGSEEVEGDKDMGGVNFKELTVNELIGFHFPNREVGFMFYSWYARMHGFAARKSRTFKNTKGDVLQQSFVCFREGKRKETSGDCLKRKRFPRKETRCGCHAHLQLHIDIEDKRWYVRSIYDEHNHKLVDLSLVGLLPSHRRMNDGDILQMNNMTKVGVSTPLSYGVFANQMGGYENVSFSKNNMYFQQDKQRRKDVVDARGELSYLRLLKQSDPNMFWRHTADEDGRLDKLFWCDGCSKANYSIFGDVLAFDATYKKNEYRRPLVIFSGVNHHNQTIVFASALVSNEKEETYVWLLEQFMTAMNGKAPTSVITDGHLPMKHAIQKVFPRAHHRLCAWHLLRNANSNVPDPNFISKLTRCMLWDFEIGEFEEKWTEMVADCGLEDNEWVRDLYERKNMWAAAHMRGDFFGGFRTTSRVEGLHAQVGRFVNSWNNLTDFMHNFNRYLSYQRFRELEADFASLHGDHVPQTQLRKLERSAANYYTNNIFKLVARGLHRSLVLRVTVYKETSTCMIYFVTKYCISGKKWTVSWWRSGMEFKCSCLRMESHGIPCDHILAVLTFLDLVEIPKSLVLDRWTKFAKESIAAFRTQPRPWDPLILCRFFALTESCGRMSKAACISPEAFIETKAIVLAQCLKLEGNRESEPNVNNSSEQNEGEEGERYLQNPPMPSRILNSGAMNGRGRGRRSNRCGICGVAGHNRTSCNRHTQ